One Methylobacterium oryzae DNA window includes the following coding sequences:
- a CDS encoding cation diffusion facilitator family transporter, whose translation MAGHDHSHGGHGGHSHGGHAQGGHAHGGLGGHAHAPKDFGTAFAIGIVLNTAFVVIEAAYGYLSNSMSLVADAGHNLSDVLGLAAAWIAAILVRRRASARFTYGYRGSSILAALFNAVFLLIAMGAVIWEALVRLVHPEPVAGTTVMVVAAVGILVNGLTAWLFASGAKGDINVRGAFLHMVADAAVSAGVVVAGLVIQLTGLAWLDPAVSLVIAALVVWATWGLLRDSVAMSLDAVPPEISPDAVTGFLLERPGVAGLHDLHIWPMSTTSVALTVHLVMQEGHQAHRQPGNGFLAETAEGLRDRFGIGHATLQVEEAGGPACRLAQDCAA comes from the coding sequence TTGGCGGGACACGACCATTCGCACGGCGGCCACGGGGGGCATTCCCACGGCGGCCACGCCCAGGGCGGTCATGCCCATGGCGGCCTCGGCGGCCACGCGCACGCGCCGAAGGATTTCGGCACGGCCTTCGCCATCGGCATCGTGCTCAACACCGCCTTCGTGGTGATCGAGGCGGCCTACGGCTACCTCAGCAACTCCATGTCGCTGGTGGCCGATGCCGGCCACAACCTCTCGGACGTGCTGGGCCTCGCGGCGGCCTGGATCGCCGCGATCCTGGTGCGCCGCCGCGCCAGCGCGCGCTTCACCTACGGCTACCGCGGCTCCTCGATCCTGGCCGCCCTGTTCAACGCCGTGTTCCTGCTCATCGCCATGGGGGCGGTGATCTGGGAGGCGCTGGTCCGGCTGGTCCACCCGGAGCCCGTCGCGGGCACGACCGTGATGGTGGTGGCGGCGGTGGGAATCCTGGTCAACGGCCTGACCGCGTGGCTCTTCGCCAGCGGCGCCAAGGGCGACATCAACGTCCGCGGGGCGTTCCTCCACATGGTGGCCGACGCCGCCGTCTCGGCCGGGGTCGTGGTGGCGGGCCTCGTGATCCAGCTCACCGGCCTCGCCTGGCTCGACCCGGCGGTCAGCCTCGTCATCGCCGCCCTGGTGGTCTGGGCGACCTGGGGCCTGCTGCGCGACAGCGTGGCCATGTCCCTCGACGCCGTGCCGCCGGAGATCTCCCCGGACGCGGTGACCGGCTTCCTCCTCGAGCGGCCGGGCGTCGCCGGCCTCCACGACCTGCATATCTGGCCCATGAGCACCACCAGCGTCGCCCTGACAGTCCATCTCGTGATGCAGGAGGGGCATCAGGCCCACCGCCAGCCCGGCAACGGCTTCCTCGCCGAGACCGCCGAGG